In Pleurodeles waltl isolate 20211129_DDA chromosome 5, aPleWal1.hap1.20221129, whole genome shotgun sequence, one genomic interval encodes:
- the LOC138295233 gene encoding zinc finger protein 420-like → MNDLMQHQSVHVEEKPHKCTECNKVFQKKKNLKQHQKIHTGEKPYKCTQCDKAFITNGHRTQHQKVHTGEKRYKCNECDKAFKTNRQLKRHQKIHTGEKPYQCAVCDKAFITNGELKQHKKVHSGEKPYKCTECNKLFRWKYNLKLHRKVHTGENLYECTECNKVFQSKTNLKQHQPIHTGEKPYTCPECNKGFIAQQTLIHHLKVHTGERPYQCAECDKAFITNGELKRHQIAHTGERPYQCTECNKVFLRKKYLKQHKKIHAGEKPYKCTECDKAYITNGHLMQHQKVHTGEKAYECAECDKAFITNEKLKQHQKVHTGERPFNCPDCKKTFIRKSHLTEHLKVHLGEKPYECTECEKAFIRKSHLMRHQKVHTGEKPYECTECDKAFITHGNLMKHQKIHTGEKPYKCTECDKGFIEQQTLIHHLKVHTGEKPYACTECDKAFITRQRLIVHQKVHTGEKPYECSECSKAFITRQRLIVHQIMHTGKKPYKCTECDKTFIAKQSLTHHLKVHTGERPFNCI, encoded by the coding sequence ATGAATGACCTAATGCAGCATCAGAGTGTCCACGTAGAGGAGAAACCACATAAATgtacagaatgtaataaagtgttccAAAAGAAGAAGAATCTAAAGCAGCATCAAAAAATACACACTGGAGAGAAGCCGTATAAATGTACacaatgtgacaaggcatttattaCCAATGGACACCGAACACAACATCAGaaagtccacactggggagaaacggTATAAATGCAatgaatgtgacaaagcatttaaaACAAATAGACAGCTAAAAcgacatcagaaaatccacactggggagaaaccatatcaatgtgCAGTGTGTGACAAAGCATTTATAACAAATGGAGAGCTGAAGCAACATAAAAAAGTCCACAGTGgggagaaaccatataaatgtacaGAGTGTAATAAACTATTCAGATGGAAATATAATCTAAAGCTACATAGGaaagtccacactggggagaaCCTGTATGAATGTACAGAATGTAATAAAGTATTTCAAAGCAAGACAAACCTAAAGCAGCATCAACCGatccacactggggaaaaaccgtaTACATGCCCTGAATGTAACAAGGGATTTATTGCACAGCAAACATTAATACACCACCTGAAAGTTCACACAGGAGAGAGACCATATCAATGTGctgaatgtgacaaagcatttattaCAAATGGAGAGCTGAAGCGACATCAAATAGCCCACACTGGAGAGAgaccatatcaatgtacagaatgtaataaagtgttctTAAGGAAGAAGTATCTAAAACAGCATAAAAAAATCCACGCAGgggagaaaccatataaatgtactGAATGCGACAAGGCATATATTACCAATGGACACCTAATGCAACATCAGAAAGTCCACACAGGAGAGAAGGCATATGAGTGTgctgaatgtgacaaggcatttataACAAATGAAAAGCTGAAGCAACATCAAAAAGTCCACACTGGAGAGAGACCATTCAACTGCCCTGATTGCAAGAAGACATTTATTAGAAAGTCACATCTAACAGAACACCTGAAAGTCCACCTAGGAGAGAAACCCTATGAATGTACAGAATGTGAGAAGGCATTTATTAGAAAGTCACATCTAATGCGACATCAGAAAGTCCACACCGGGGAGAAACCATATGAGTGCactgaatgtgacaaggcatttattaCCCATGGAAATCTAATgaaacatcagaaaatccacactggggagaaaccgtaTAAATGCACTGAATGTGACAAGGGATTTATTGAACAGCAAACATTAATACACCACCTGAAAGTTCACACAGGAGAGAAACCGTATGCAtgtactgaatgtgacaaggcatttattaCAAGGCAAAGGTTAATAGTACATCAGAAAGTCCACACAGGGGAGAAACCGTATGAGTGTAGTGAATGCAGCAAGGCATTTATTACAAGGCAAAGGTTAATAGTACACCAGATAATGCACACTGGGAAAAAGCcatataaatgtacagaatgtgacaaaaCATTTATTGCAAAGCAAAGTTTAACACACCATCTGAAAGTTCACACTGGGGAGAGACCATTTAACTGCATTTAA